One genomic segment of Ostrinia nubilalis chromosome 20, ilOstNubi1.1, whole genome shotgun sequence includes these proteins:
- the LOC135081902 gene encoding zinc finger and BTB domain-containing protein 24 has translation MDDDEIQQFSLRWHKHQNSVIGALGRMLSTGALTDVTLSASGTSVKAHRLVLASCSQYFAQLFKELDTENNTVVVVLGCEAAELRLLLTFMYTGEVTASKKILPSLLRLAQTLKVSGLTDADTNSTLTPTDTDATPETEQPPSPVNLELKSDQNSNFIVNENSNSSSKQNFDDVRSPTNDIKDSIVNSSNDFIRNEKDRLSKLDQIVQNLYSTHKIGNPTVPVSPTTNAPDTEPYDRKWRLNSSVCTICHKRLSNQYNLRVHMDTHAGRRHACAACSHVSRSRDALRKHVAYRRWQLNSSVCTICHKRLSNQYNLRVHMDTHAGRRHACAACSHVSRSRDALRKHVAYSSVCTICHKRLSNQYNLRVHMDTHAGRRHACAACSHVSRSRDALRKHVAYRRVILSLSLFL, from the exons ATGGATGACGATGAAATTCAACAATTCTCATTGCGCTGGCATAAACACCAG AACAGCGTGATAGGGGCCCTGGGTCGCATGCTGAGCACAGGAGCCCTGACTGACGTGACCCTCAGCGCCAGCGGGACCTCCGTGAAGGCACATAGGCTGGTCCTGGCGTCTTGCAGCCAGTACTTTGCGCAGCTTTTTAAG GAGTTAGACACAGAGAACAACACAGTGGTGGTGGTTCTCGGCTGCGAGGCGGCGGAGCTGAGGCTGCTGCTTACCTTCATGTATACGGGAGAGGTGACGGCTTCCAAGAAGATCCTGCCTTCGCTGCTCAGGCTCGCGCAGACCTTGAAGGTTTCGGGGCTGACTGATGCTGACACG AACTCTACACTAACACCCACGGATACCGATGCAACTCCAGAAACCGAGCAACCGCCGTCACCAGTCAACTTAGAACTCAAAAGCGACCAGAACTCCAACTTCATCGTCAACGAAAATTCCAACAGCAGCTCCAAACAGAACTTCGATGACGTCAGATCACCGACAAACGATATAAAAGACTCAATAGTGAATAGTAGCAACGATTTTATAAGAAACGAGAAGGATAGACTTAGTAAATTAGACCAGATAGTCCAGAATTTGTACAGCACGCATAAAATTGGGAATCCAACCGTTCCTGTTAGTCCGACTACGAATGCTCCAG ATACCGAGCCGTACGACAGAAAATGGCGCCTAAACAGCTCAGTGTGCACGATCTGCCACAAGCGGCTCAGCAACCAGTACAACCTGCGCGTGCATATGGACACGCACGCGGGCCGCCGGCACGCCTGCGCCGCCTGCAGCCACGTGTCGCGCTCGCGGGACGCGCTCAGGAAACACGTGGCCTACAGGCGA TGGCAGTTGAACAGCTCAGTGTGCACGATCTGCCACAAGCGGCTCAGCAACCAGTACAACCTGCGCGTGCACATGGACACGCACGCGGGCCGCCGGCACGCCTGCGCCGCCTGCAGCCACGTGTCGCGCTCGCGGGACGCGCTCAGGAAGCACGTGGCTTACAG CTCAGTGTGCACGATCTGCCACAAGCGGCTCAGCAACCAGTACAACCTGCGCGTGCACATGGACACGCACGCGGGCCGCCGGCACGCCTGCGCCGCCTGCAGCCACGTGTCGCGCTCGCGGGACGCGCTCAGGAAGCACGTGGCTTACAGGCGAGtcattctctctctctctctctttctttag